In the Telopea speciosissima isolate NSW1024214 ecotype Mountain lineage chromosome 6, Tspe_v1, whole genome shotgun sequence genome, TACTTAGTTTTTACTTACATGGGAAGAGAGATTCCTTGCTCGGCTTGAATTAGGATTGTTCTGCTGAAGCCCTTTTCTAAATGagattgtttgtttgttttaaatAGAGAGAAAATTCTCTACTCACATGCTTTCTTCCTATTTCACAGGGTGAGTTTTCCttcccatagttgtcaaggcgtcgcttGGCGTCCAAGCGGAATCCAAGGGCTAAGCTATGGTACGCTTAATTAGAGTCACGAGGCGTCCGCCTTGACCAActaggcgtcgccaaggcggTTAAGCGACGCCTTGGTGCGCCATGTGGTCAAGTCGGCCGCCTCTCTTGAGAGtggtttttttttcatgcattattcctttattctgtttctttgctttttatttgttgatgtaAAAGTATTTCGTGTAATGCTGCTACATGGGATCATACAAAACTGAAATCCCTAAAAAGCTAAAAGTTAAAACCTAAAACTTCTCAAAAGTTAAAAAAGTGAAAGTCCTTGACCAGTTTTTTCTCTCTGCGAAATCTCTAAACGAAGGCGGcaaagcttcttcttcctctattccGGCACTATTCCGGCAACTAGACTTAGACGAAGCGGCAAAGCTTCTTCCATCTGCGGCAAGGTAAGCTTCTTTCAAATCCAtagtcgtcttcttcttcttcaactctttttttttttttttttatcgtctgctgctgcttctctttttctttttggcttGGAATGCTTGGATAGCTGCtttgcttcttctgcttcttcttctcgtttttttttttttttttgcttgaatgcttggttaacttctcttcttcttctctgtagtttgTAACGcatgctgctgcttctctttttcttttttgcttggatagctgctctgcttcttcttcactttaaTGCACTaacctgctgctgcttctctgttttttttttttgcttgaatgcttggttaactgctcttgttcttctctgtagtTTGTAACGCATGCTGATGCTGCTGcagcttctctgtttttttcctTTGCATAACTGCTGCTTCTTCCtctctgttttgttttatttttttttctttgtttaactgcagcttcttcttctctgtagtctgtaACGCCTCCTGCTGCAgctgcttctctgtttttttttttttttcgctttGTTgaactgctgcttcttcttcttctctgtagcaCTAACACCTGCTGCAACTATGTCTTTtatgaaatgatgataatagttAGTTTTTTTATCTCTAGGACTTAGTGATTATTGATTAGTGATTAACTGATTAATAAATAAGAGAATGCTGATTACATTTTTTACTTTGtgttatttcttttgatttttaattaatttatgatgtttgattatTCTGAATTAATATATCAtgtattatttttcattttgatgacttgaggtggcttaaatttaatttttaatgatataaggtGCATCATGCCATCATGTATTGAGTGTTTGGGGGAGGGAGGGAAAAACTAACACTAGACCGCTTTTACCGCTTAGGTGGCCGCcaccgcctaagcgcttagacatgCCTGCACCGCCTTGACCGCCatgccgccgtgacaactatgttccttccgttgtttttttaatttcaaaatcaaCTAGCAACCTATGTCTTGTGAATAAGGGTACTTGGTTCTCACATCCGCCTTGAACTAGGATTGTTTTGTTGAGGTCCTTATTTAACTGGGATTCTTTATTTTGTTAAATAGAGATTAAtttcccttctcctctctcaTATTTTGCACCATTAAATTCTGATTTATGAGACTTTTATAATATAAAAAGGTGGATAAATTGAATGCTGTATGATATGATCTTctacctgtttttttttccctcttcttgaTAGGTATACCATAGAAAGGCCTAGGTTCAGTGATCATCTAGAAGCAATCAAGTTCATCTGCAAAGATTTCTGGTCTGAACTCTTTAAGAAGCAGATTGACAATTTAAAGACCAATCATAGGGTAAGTCTGATAAGCTGAACTTAAAAGAAATTATATTGGCTGACGCTGCAggtgtcaattgatccatcGCCAGCCAGCACTGATCTGTTTACTGCACAAGCAACAAGCATGCATCTCTACTTCCCATGTGGGATCATAAGGGGAGCACTTTCAAATTTGGGTATTCCTTGTGCAGTTTCTGCAGATATATCCAACCTTCCTGCATGTGAGTTACAGGCCTTGACTCTTTTAAAGATTTTGATCTGATTTCTGAGTGAATTCATTTTTAGCAGGGAGGATAAAAGAAGTAATCTTTTCTATACTTGCTTAATGTACATGCATTCGAGGAAGGTGGTAGGGAACAGATATTCAATGTCTTACTGTGTAATCTAGGTAATAACTTGATGCAGATGGATAACCTTGATTATGGCCTTGCACTTTGAGATTGTAAGAGTTTCTTCCTTATGTCATTCGGAGCGTGAGTAAGACCATAGATTATACCTGTCACGAGATGTTCTGTTACCATCATCTATTTGGTGTGATTCATGTATCCTTACGCCTCTGAACTTTAGTGATGAATCTGGAAAAGGCAATGGTGACAGCTACTACTTCCTTCACGACCTTAGTCCTGTTTCAAGTTTTCCTCTGGATGTTAATCATGGGAAatgtatgttttttttggtaaacggaGATCTTATTCATGGGAAATGTATGTTGTCACAGTATTTCCATAACCCCAGTCATCATCACTATCTGAGCCCCTTCCAATTTTTTTGGAGTTTATTGGAGATATAATTACAATAATTTATATAATCAAGCTGTCTACAGGGTGTCTTGTACGTATATTGAGTCTTCACCAGCTGATGAATGAACCCAGCTTTAATCAACCCAATTAATCTATTAGATGGAGTACAATTCTGGAActgttatttgttttctttatgcCCTAACTGTTTTTCTCTGGTAAAACAATAGTTTTCCAGTTGTGTTCCTTTAGTTTTAACCATTTGAATTGATTAGAATAAGCACCAAGCTTACTGAATAGTATAAATAGTTGATTTCTTCTGGGGTCCACCCTCCAACCACAAGAATATACTAGCTTTCCATCCTGTTCAGTTCCTGGCAGTTATCTTCCAGATGGTTTATTCAAGCATGCACCTGTGTTTGATCATTTACAAGATGTAAAACCAAGACTTGGAGTTGATATTTTGTGCTGCATtcactttttgggtttttaggtcCATTATTTTGAACTAAATATGGATCTTGTGACCTTCCTTGAGAAATATTATTTTCTTCAATGGGGAATGAAAACCATATGGAGTAATGGTTCCATATTGTTTTTTATTAGGCATTTGAGAAAAGTTCATCACCTAAAATGAGCTATTTGCCAGAACCATAAACAAATTGAAGCCGAGTTCATTACTTGGAAATATTTAATGACCTAAATTTAAGTTCATTGATAATAGGATCCAATGCTTTTTTCAAGTTTCATTTTAATCATGGTGCCACATTCTGTCCTCCACAAACAGCTTTACTTTGTGTGAATCATAAATCTAACATGCTGATGTTTGCCTTTTTGTGTTTAAAATTGTGAAACAGGTTCATTTGTGGTCCGAATAAAGGCTTGATGAATGCTTTATGGAGGAGGGAGAAGGGAAAAGGAGAAATTGGCAGACTGGCGGTTACGTCGTTGCTTTAGCCGTGGCTTCTCATTGACAGGGATTATGAATGGTGCTCATCTCTATAGTAgcttgatttttattttcttgtgtgGTACATTGGTTAAAGGATATTTGCAATACTTCATTCATAATATCCAAAATTacagaaccttttttttttccccccccctccccctcctgcCCTCATGATTTGTATTTTCTTGTGTAATACATTGTTAAAGGATATTTGCAATACTTCATTCATAATATCTAAAATACAGAACCTACCTtttttctccctccccccccccccccccaaccagtGGCAGAATGACAATAAACACTGGTAAATAAGGCAAAGGTGCAGAGATTTCTTCCACCATGTACCATTCCATCTGTCCGACCATGGGGTACTGCAAGCTCAGGTGAAGAGATCAATTTCCAATTATCAAGCAAAGGGAAGAAGGGTGGCTCCATAGCTGTTTACAATAATATCTTAATGACTTACATAACGATCTCTTAAATCTTGAAACAGAAATGGCTTCCCCTCTActgttcctttttttgttttttttttttttgggggggggggggtgggggggttggAGAAGATTATGGTTTCCATTAACGTCGGCAGTGCTTCATTGATTTGTGCGAACAAATAATCTAGAAGGACAAAAGGAGATGGTTTTGATATGTTAATGAAGTCATTTGAAATGATCGAGTAATCTCTATGTTTGTACAGTTTTTTCCATTTGAATCACATGATGCAAAGCACAAAAACAATTATATATTCACATAGACCAATCAGATATTCACATGGAACTGTCAGTAGAGGATCAATTCCAGTCGTGCAGTCAGAGGCATCGCCCTAAATTGTTCAATCGCTTGTTAATTCGGAACCTAGACACACCCTAACGATGAGAAGCTGGTCAAAGGAACCCACCTTGACACCCTGAAATTAGAATTGTCTTTCAGCAGTTCTCAGGATGAAATTGAGAAGGTTAGTGGCTGTTCAGACTCACAAGAACCATTTGAGAAACTCGACGACACAACAATGTCTCGGTCCCCTGGTACCCTTCTTGTCCATCATGAGAAATGTCTGATTAACATTCTCTACAGCCCCATCCATATCGTCAtgataaaccaaaaaatatataggcCAATCCCGAGAGGCCACGTGTCCCGATCCAAAGAGGAGGCCAGCCCAAGACCGGTTGCGACAGAACCAGTTCGGTAGCCCAAGAGGAATAGGACCCAAGAGGCCACCCCAAAGGCCAAGTCTACCACACAAGCCTCGAAGCCCGACCATGACGTCATTGGCAAGATCTACATTATCCTATCACTAAAAGATCGGGAGATATACCAAAGGGAGGACTATTCCCAAAGAGGTACAAACCGAATCAAACTCAACATGAGAAGAGGACGCTTAGGGAACCTCTAccctactaggactctacaTTTCACAAGGAGCTATTCCAAGTACAACTCTACTACGTGATAGATTCTTCCACGAAGAATATTTATCATcaattgggactctccacaccgccatacacaactataaatactcaggtatctcaacccattattcatcttgaattccagtaattcatctgttgctaagagagatataacttaggcatcagagagtcctaggccagaaccacaccggttctcccttgtccctgatgTCCTTCTACATGttgcggcacccgaaggacctaTCGGAGATTTTCTGACAcaatagattggcgccgtctgtgggaacgacgctagccaacgtttctactagctcgcttcctcaAGAATTCAATGGCACCACGGGGTAAGAAggccgctccctccaccaatgctccgagggagaggaatgagacaCCCCCATCGGAGAGCTCTTGTCAGAGAGCCAATAACCATGAACTCCAAGAGACAGAGAACCAGAAGAACGAGGATGTCTACGTAGTAAATCTCAATAATGAAGTAGCCGTGGAAGCAGTACCTGACCCAAATGTGCCGACAACTGTGGGTCAGATTAATGACTTGCAGAGATAGATTCTCCAGGACCAAAACTTCTTTCGGGATTATTTGAGGCAGCGGTGACTTCCCGCAGGAGGGTGGTGCCACTGTCGAGGACATAACCAATCCCTCGACAAgagcaaaaccctaggaggtcactcTCCAGAGGTGAAAGGTCGGAGCGACTCGCGAGACGCGCAAGTTCGACCCATCGGCAAGGAAACTCTTCACGTCATCCTGTGAGAACTGTGGATCTGCCGATCTGATCAAAACATGGGGGATCACCAACGCATAGATCGGTGGAATCTAATCAGGATGGTTCGATCAGAAGATCGGTATTCTAGgggcgactaggaggaagtcgcACACCAAGGCCGAGTCGGACATATCGCGAGGAAAGTCCCTCACGTTCACGTCAAAGCTCATCATGTCACACCACTCGCCATCACATTAAAATTCATCGTGGGAGGAGGCGTCTAGGAGGGGTCGAGAGCGGGTTTGCAGTGAACATGCAACTAGGCACGACAGACGGTCACGCGATGAGGAGCTAGATAAAAGACTCTGAGAATTGGACGAGAAGTTGAAAGGAttgaagaagtagaagagaggCCAAACACAATCCATACTAGGCCAACATCCGTTCTCGGCAGAAATTATGAGCGCATCTCTCCCCTGCCgattcaggttacccaccttcaAGCTCTATGGTGGAACCACGGGCCCCAAcaatcacatcaactactttaatgggatGATGGCTCTAAATGGTGGGTCAGAGGTAATCTCTTGCCGAGCTTTCCCGGCATCTCTCAAAGGCGCAGCCACTTCGTGGTTCTCAAGGCTTAAGCCTCGATCAATAAACTCCTTTGCAGAACTCTGCGAATAGTTTGTCACCCACTTCCAAAGCAACGTCAAGCAGAAAAAAAACCACCGTCAACTTATTGAACGTGGTACAAAATCCAGGGGAGTCCCTCACAAAGTATGTCATAAGATTTACAAAGAAATCCCTGGAGGTTAGAGATCTAGATGACCAGACTCATCATGCAGCCCTAGCCGGGGGCATAAGAGAcctggacctcatcaaggacctgGCGCTGCACGAGACCAAAACAATGAGAGAACTATTGGAGCGGTGCAATtagtttgccaacatggccgaaATACTACAAGCTCGGAAGAAAGTGATTGAGGCCAAACCACAAGAGAATAAAAGATCGGCGTCGGACGATCATGAAAAAAGCAAACGGACTAGAATAGAGCGCCGACAGGAGAAGGGTGACTGCCGATCGGAAAAAATTGAGCATCGCCCAGAGAGGATTGATCGAGCTGGaagccccgactacactcccCTGAACACCACAAGGTCACAAATCCTTATGCAGTTTCAAGACCGTGGCTTGCTCAATTGGCCGCGATCCATGCTTGCAAGACCCGAGAAGCGAGATCcaaacaagtactgtctcttacACAAAGACACAGGACATGACATAGAAGAGTGCATTCAATTGAAGAGGGTGATTGAACAACTAATCAAAATGGAGAACCTGAACAAGTACGTAAAGGGAGGTCGAGAGGGCCGTTTGGGTCAAGGAGGTAGAGATCATGATCGAGGGAGAGAAGAGCCGTGATGGAAGGAAAGGAGAACAGATCGTGACGGGGACAGAGGCAGCCacggagaaagaagaaatgctCTAGGACCAATCAATGCCAGGGGAACCCCAATCCTCACTATAATGGGAAGACCAGGGCAGGAGTCTACAAGATAGGCAAAAGCCCATGCTCGGTTCGTAGGGGTAACAGAGATGCCGAACAAGGTAGCCAGGATAGAAACggtaatctccttctcggacgcCAACCTAGAAGGAGTGAGCCTaccgcatgaagatgccttcGTGGTgtaggtggagatagccaatcgaGCCGTGCATAGGATGCTAGTCGACATCGGAGAGTTCGTAGACGTAATCTCACTAGAGGCCTACAGACAGTTCGGGTTCAGTGATGATAAGCTCAAATCTGAAGcaacctacctccatgggttctcaGGAGCCTCCTCTTCCATTAGAGGAACAATCAAACTGCCTGTCACCTTCAGAGATCAGCCTTGATAAATTATGATCATGATTACCTTCATGGTAGTAAGGTCAGTCATATCCTTTAACGGCATCCTGGAACGACCAACCCTAACTGCCCTGAAGGGAATAGTATCACCGAtacacctgaagatgaagttcccaatAGAGAATGGCGTTGGCGAGATTAAGGGGGACCAGAAGAAGGCTAGGGAGTGTTATGCACTATTCGTcaagaagaataatggcaacactcAGGGGATGGCTCTGTGCATAGAGAACCTCATTAGCGATCAAAGGGATGAGCTCACAAAACGAAGAGGAAAGCCGATGGACGACCTATCCCATTCCCTCTCAGCGAGGACGAGCTCACCAAGATAGTGCAGGTTGGATCGTTGCTGGACAAAGAACAGAAAGGTAAGCAGGGGCGACTCTTAAAGGAGAACTCGGATGTCTTGGCATGGTCggcctccgacatgccaggcatacctcgGCACATTACCGAACATAGGCTCCACGTGGATCCAACTAAGAAGCCAGTCCAACAGAAGCGGAGGAATTATGCCCTCGATAGACAAGCtacaatcaaggaagaggtcgagaaacTGAGTTGTTCGGTGTTCATCAGGAGCGACAAATTCCCTACTAAGCTTGCAAATGTCGTGATGGTTCCCAAACCAAACGgcaagtggagaatgtgtgtggactataccgacctaaacaaggcatgccccAAAGATGAATACCCCCTGCTGAGGATCAACCTATTAATCGACGCGACTGCAGgtcatgagatgctgagcttcatggacacATACTCAGGCTATAATCAGATCCTCAtgaatgaggaggatgagacctaCACGACGTTCAAGACTGATCAGGAGAACTACTGTTACCGCATCATGCCATTCGGGCTAAAGAACATAGGAGcgacctatcagaggatggtcaacaagatgtttaAGGCACAGATTGGGCAAAACATGGAGGTGTATGTGGACGATATGCTCATAGAAAGTGTCAAGGCCAAGGACCATTTGGCCGATCTCAAGGAAGTGTTCGAGGTactgaggaagaaccagatgaaatTGAATTCGACGAAGTGTGCCTTTGGCATAACATCAGGAAAGTTCTTGAGTTTTTTAATTTCGGCCCGAGGCATAGAAGCTAACCCGgcaaagatcaaggccatccaagagatgtcgCCGCCCAGAACAGTGAGAGAGGTGCAACGACTGAATGGAAGGATAGCAGCCTTGACAAGGTTCATGTCGCGAGCTAGCGACAAGtgtctaccattcttcaaaaccttgaagaaCCTAAGAAGCCCcaaagacttcacatggacggaagaatACCAAAGAGCCttagaagaattaaagaaatatcTGGAGAGTCCACCATTGTTGGGGTGACCAAAACCTAATGAGGAATTACAGCTCTACTTGGCGGCAACCCCGGTAGCCGTAAGTGCGTTGTTATTGAAGGAAGAAGGCAAACAATAGAAGCCCatctactacatcagccacgtgttgatcgatgcagagaccaggtataTCAAGATAGAGAAGATAGCCTATAGGCTCGTGATCACGAcaagaaagctaaggccatacttccaagcctacATGGTCGTCATACTCATAGACCTACCGTTGAAGAAGGTATTACACAAGCTAGACATATTAGGGCGACTGATCGcctgggcggtggagttaagcgAGTATGACATCAAGCTCCAACCTCGAAAAACAATTAAAGGTCAGACCCTAGCAGACTTCATAGTCGAACACACTTTCTCGGAGACCGAGCCAAAGGAAGTAGGACCTAAGGATTatgatcgaggatcgtgggagatgttcatgGATGGGTCGAGTAACGTAGTAGGGAGCGGGGTTGGGTTCATAATCACTAGTCCGAAAGGTTTTCAGATTCAATACgcactccgattcaccttccaggCCGCAAACAATGAGGCAGAGTATGAGGCATTGCTTGTCGGACTATGAGGCGCAAGGGCAATCCTGATCACACACTTAGCCGTCCAAAGGGATTTCCAACTCGTGGTAAACCAAGTAAACGGAGAGTACGAGACCAAGGATGAGCGCATGGCAGCCTACTTAATGGAAGCTCGTGATTTAGTGGTAGAGTTtgagaagttcgagatggttcgagtcccGTAGATCGAGAATGCTGCAGCAGATGCCCTATCAAGGCTCGCAAATAATGAGCTCCAGAACTTGGCTAGCATGGTATACATTGAGGTGCTTCATGAACCGACATACAAGAAAAGTAAGTCAACGAGATCGAGGAAGGGCCAAGCTAGATGGATCCCATCATCAATTATCTACAAAATGACATATTACCCGAGGATAGGTTCGAGGCTAGAAAAGTGAAAATCTGGGCAACCAAGTACACGCTGATCgatggagtactatacaagagagCAGTCATGGCACCGCTACTTAGGTGCCTAGCACCCGAGGGAGCGAAGTATGCCTTAGCAGAAGTGCATGAAGGAATATGCGGCAGCCACATGGGAGGGCGGAACCTAGCCTATAAAGTTCTATGTCAAGGATTTTACTGGCCGaagatgcaagaagaggccataaaCTATGTTAAGGCCTGCGAAAAATATTAGTTATTTGCCCCAGTACCTCATCAGTCGGTGACACAATTGATTTCCATCTTTAGTCCTATACTgttcgccatgtgggggatggacattctgGGAGACTTCACAACGACGTCCGGGAACAGGAAATACTTGGTGGTGGCGatcgactatttcaccaagtgggtcgaagctgaGCCATTGGCGAAGAtaacagagaaagagatgaaaaaATTTGTTTGCGATAAAGTGATCTACCGGTTTGGGGTACCCAGAATTATGGATAATGGGACGCAGTTCAACAATCTCATATTCAAGACCTTCTGTCAAACATaccacattgacttccgacccgtCTCCGTAGCTTACCCACAGGCCAACggtcaggtggaggtaacaAATAGAACACTGCTCGACGGGATCAAGAGGAGACTAGATGAAGCAAAGGGGAGATGGGTAGAAGAGCTTCTCaacgtcctatgggcatatcggacaacgGTGAGGACAATCActggagaaagcccattccaaCTAGCATATGGAACTGAAGCTCTAGCGTCGGTTGAGGTCCTCGCCTTGTCCCATAGAGTCTTGCACTTCAACAAGCAAACGAACGATGATGGACTTCAAGCgaatttggatttcttggacgaGGTTCGTGAGAAAGCATTACTCCAAAACGTGGCATACCAGCAGTGAACGACCAAGTATTACAATTCGAGAGTCAACGAAAGGTTGTTCCATCAGGGAGACCTAGTTCTGAGGAAAGCCCAAGCATCGCaatgaaggaaggaaggaaagctaTCGATAAATTGGGAAGGGCCCTACATAGTTTCAAAGCAGATATGACCAGGAACATATCGCTTGAAACCTCCGGGGGGCAAGAGGATAGATTGAACATGGAACTTTGAACATCTGCAAAAGTTATACTAGTAAAGGATCAGTTGCAGTTAGTTTAgttattttcatgtttcaagaattttgaagttttttcaagtaggattttttgaagtttttccaagttgaagattAACAAGAAATGAAAGCTCTTAGCTTCACTTCCCCATTGCCGAGCACTTCTCCATCGCCGATCGAGTTTGCACAAGCACCAAGGCCAttggccacgaggctctatacCAACCACGGTCATCGGCcacaaggctctatgccaaccaagacCATCGGccatgaggctctatgccaaccaagacCATCGGTCACGAGGCTTTATGCTAACCAAGGCCATCAGCCACGAGGCTTTATGCCAACTAAGACCATCGGCCACAAGgttctatgccaaccaaggccatcggccaccaggttctatgccaaccaaggccatcggccacgaggctctatgctgCCAAGGCCCTTCAGCCACGAGACAACAGACAAAGGAAAATTGCAATACATTCAAGAAAAAGTCAAGCATAAAGACTCAAAGAAGAGATAGTAAGACGACACTGAAATTATGAAAGCTACTACAAGCgcatgtaaaaaaaaaagtactttgttacatgaagaaagaaataaaatcaaggcTCAAGAGGAGCAATGACGACAGTAGCGACATCAACACCATCCTTCGGACAAGGGAGAACCACGCTCGGGGACCGAACCACCTAGACACCCTCCTTCGGACGAGGGACATCTGTTACTGTCTCGTCAGCATCCACAGCAGTGGAAGAGGATGAAGGAGCCGGAGCCCTAGAAAGCTGAAGGGAAACCAGGCCTAGAGTTTAAACCACCTCAGCATCCTCCTCCAGACAAGGGTCTTTGGCCCCTACCTCATCGAAATTCGCAGCGGCAGGAGGGACATAGCTCTGGAACTCTCTAAAGTCGTAATCGGGAGTTCTCCCAAGAACAAAGCCTATGACATCGTTTATACCCATGGTATAAACCTCGTCGTTGTATGCATAGAACATGTCCTCACAGGCACAAGATACCCGAAAGTCGGCCATGGCTTGCTCACAGGCGTGGGCAAGATCGGCCCTATGTTGCTCTCATAGGGCATGAAGCTCGCCCTTGAGGGCTCGGACCCTACCAAATAGTCCATGGTCCTGGCCTCCAAAGTAGCCTTCTGAGAAGACAATGCACGAATCTCCTCGGCCATCTTCCCCTCCCAGGGCGGCCCCCTCCTCGCATGTAGCCTTCTGCCCCAAGACTTCCCTCTTCAGACTCCATAGGCGCTGGGCCTGCTGAACATTCTGGAATGCATACTTCTCAAAGCGTAACACCGCCTCAACAGCCCGGTGATGAACCTGCAACCAAATAAAAGTCAGCAAACCATTAACATGCAAAAACAGGGGAAGAAAAGATAAAGAGGCGCGAACTCATAGAAGCTATGTCTCTGTAGAGAGACCGCATCAGCCTAGAGTCAGTCATCTCCTGTAGAACCTCATGATCAGCGGGAAGCCAACTCTTGTCCACCCACTCCCTAATAACCTTCTTGCTAGCCATGACAGAATCCCCATCGTGGATTTCCCATGGAAGGATCAGGGGAGAAGGGGTCGGAGCATCCTCGTCAGCGCCGACTGAAGAAACCACCCTCTTACCCTTGGAAGGGGGAAGAATAGTAGCACCAGGAATAGTAGGAGTTGGCCGGGGAAGCTTGAAGACCAGAGAGCCCTTCCCTGCACATCGAGGACTAGGGCCACCCTTCCTCTTGGCACCCACGGCAAGGACAACATTAGGCATGGACATTGGGGGATCGACCACGTCAACATCCCTTGCCGCAATTGGGGGAGAGGAGGCATCCTTGTGGGGATGCAAGACCTTCATAGCCGCCATCACAATTGCCCTCCGCTTCGTGGCATTAGCGCGGAAGCGAGCAAGGTCGGGACAGAGATCCATTGATAACACAACATAAGAAAATAAGTCAGCATCGAGAAAGGTAAAAGGCTAACAAAGGACCAGTCCAAGagcttaccaggactcaacttccaaaggaataAGAAGGCTTCTAACTCCAATTGACGGACATCGAACTTATTTCCTCTCA is a window encoding:
- the LOC122665362 gene encoding LOW QUALITY PROTEIN: trafficking protein particle complex subunit 6B-like (The sequence of the model RefSeq protein was modified relative to this genomic sequence to represent the inferred CDS: substituted 2 bases at 2 genomic stop codons), whose product is MGREVSESCVDSLVIEMVSAYCNRFYTSKPELAARRIEAIGYQVGHQLSERYTIERPRFSDHLEAIKFICKDFWSELFKKQIDNLKTNHRVSLISXTXKKLYWLTLQVSIDPSPASTDLFTAQATSMHLYFPCGIIRGALSNLGIPCAVSADISNLPACSFVVRIKA